From a single Aspergillus puulaauensis MK2 DNA, chromosome 2, nearly complete sequence genomic region:
- a CDS encoding xenobiotic compound monooxygenase, DszA family (COG:C;~EggNog:ENOG410PGZ7;~InterPro:IPR011251,IPR016215,IPR036661;~PFAM:PF00296;~go_function: GO:0004497 - monooxygenase activity [Evidence IEA];~go_function: GO:0016705 - oxidoreductase activity, acting on paired donors, with incorporation or reduction of molecular oxygen [Evidence IEA];~go_process: GO:0055114 - oxidation-reduction process [Evidence IEA]), with amino-acid sequence MGEVNATGGQSGAQNGKKKIILNAFDMSTVGHLSPGQWKNPNDKSATKRKLTYWIELAKLLERGGINALFLADTYGGYDTYEGKLDECIRRAAQWPVTDPTIPISAMAAVTKNLAFAITGSTSFEPPFLLAKRFSTLDHLTDGRFGWNIVTSWKKAAFKAIGIDTPIEHDERYLQADEYLRVLYKLWEGSWAPDALSPNPEADSYVDPDKVRQINHKGKYFSVNSRHIVDPSPQRTPFLFQAGTSPAGSTFAAAHAEGIFVSSHSPAVLAPKVAAIRKKAADQGRDPQSIKFFSTFTPILGRTDEEAKAKYEELKKNASVIGGLVLFSGWTGIDISRIPLDQDITAADSLEANKVTSMLDSFTTTSEDVPRWTPRVVAEKAAIGGLGPLGIGTPEKVADEMERWVREADLDGFNIGYVTTPGTFEDVVDLLVPELRRRGIYPEATEEGLTARERVYGKGQAGLRSDHTGSQYKYDVYQEEAPYEGN; translated from the exons atGGGTGAAGTCAATGCTACAGGCGGCCAAAGCGGCGCACAgaatggaaagaaaaagattaTCTTGAACGCATTTGATATGTCCACCGTTGGACATCTATCTCCCGGGCAATGGAAA AACCCAAACGACAAGTCAGCAACGAAGCGAAAGCTGACATACTGGATTGAGTTGGCGAAGCTGCTGGAGCGCGGAGGCATCAATGCCTTGTTCCTGGCTGATACCTATGGTGGTTATGATACGTATGAAGGAAAGCTGGACGAGTGTATTCGGCGAGCGGCACAATGGCCCGTTACAGATCCGACAATC CCtatctcagcaatggcagctgTAACCAAGAACCTTGCGTTCGCAATCACGGGGTCAACATCATTCGAACCACCCTTCCTTCTCGCAAAGCGGTTTTCGACACTGGACCATCTAACAGATGGTCGGTTTGGATGGAACATCGTGACTTCgtggaagaaggctgctTTCAAGGCCATCGGCATAGATACTCCAATTGAGCACGACGAGCGATACCTTCAAGCAGATGAATATCTTCGCGTGTTGTATAA GCTCTGGGAAGGTTCATGGGCACCGGACGCACTTTCGCCAAACCCCGAGGCAGATTCATACGTAGACCCTGACAAAGTCCGCCAGATCAACCACAAGGGGAAGTACTTCTCTGTCAACTCGCGCCACATTGTCGACCCGTCGCCACAGCGAACACCCTTCCTGTTCCAGGCAGGCACATCTCCAGCAGGATCAACATTCGCAGCCGCTCACGCTGAGGGTATCTTCGTGTCGAGCCATTCGCCGGCTGTTCTTGCTCCCAAAGTTGCCGCGATCCGCAAGAAAGCCGCGGACCAGGGTCGTGATCCGCAATCGATCAAGTTCTTCTCGACCTTTACCCCTATCCTGGGACGTACCGACGAGGAAGCAAAGGCAAAGTacgaggagctgaagaagaatgcctcCGTCATTGGAGGACTGGTCTTGTTCAGCGGATGGACAGGCATTGACATCTCCCGTATACCACTAGATCAGGATATCACGGCCGCCGACTCACTCGAGGCTAACAAGGTGACCAGTATGCTTGACAGCTTTACCACGACAAGCGAAGATGTCCCGCGGTGGACTCCCCGTGTTGTCGCAGAGAAAGCTGCCATTGGCGGTTTGGGACCCCTTGGTATTGGGACACCTGAGAAGGTGGCAGATGAAATGGAGCGTTGGGTCCGAGAAGCGGATTTGGATGGATTCAATATCGGTTATGTCACCACGCCGGGAACCTTTGAAGACGTCGTGGACCTTCTGGTGCCGGAACTTCGTCGACGAGGCATCTATCCGGAGGCAACAGAGGAGGGATTAACGGCGCGCGAGAGGGTGTATGGGAAGGGCCAGGCCGGGCTGAGATCTGACCATACGGGCAGTCAGTACAAATACGACGTGTACCAGGAAGAGGCGCCATACGAGGGCAATTGA
- a CDS encoding uncharacterized protein (COG:S;~EggNog:ENOG410Q28S;~SECRETED:SignalP(1-18)): MKASLITALAAMSASVAAAPAQTTETWSTTIDLGVTTTTLPATTTTSTLAPTATSAIVEAVSNAENKQGQGSGHIVQDAGHELDGILTITGPNAQKLLLKLAPEVAGLLSSLGLPPLGTAVGSIVASASTLGELITGLGPNVDGLLTAVGEGGDYLLIQLSPVVAGLVSGLGLPGVGVPVGTALITAGNNLKRDKVLGDIIPNIRDVVEVEGDNAERLLVQLSPSVAALVSGLGLPAVGVPLGKVVDDASEVGQLVNHIGAPVEQLLTVVRDDGKALLIHLSPDVAATVAGLGLTGVGASVGSVVATLSDEL; the protein is encoded by the coding sequence ATGAAGGCTTCTCTCATCACTGCCCTCGCGGCCATGTCCGCCTCtgtcgctgctgctcctgctcagACCACCGAGACCTGGTCCACTACAATTGACCTCGGCGTCACTACCACCACTCTCCCTGCTACCACGACCACCTCTACCCTTGCTCCTACTGCGACCTCTGCTATCGTTGAGGCCGTCAGCAATGCTGAAAACAAGCAGGGTCAGGGCAGTGGACACATCGTCCAGGATGCCGGCCACGAGCTTGATGGCATCCTGACCATCACTGGACCTAACGCCCAGAAGCTCTTGCTCAAGCTCGCCCCTGAGGTTGCGggtcttctctcctctctcgGTCTCCCTCCTCTTGGAACTGCCGTCGGTTCCATCgtcgccagcgccagcacccTTGGTGAGCTTATTACCGGCCTCGGCCCCAACGTTGACGGTCTGTTGACCGCTGTTGGTGAGGGCGGCGACTACCTGCTCATCCAACTCTCCCCTGTTGTCGCTGGTCTTGTTTCTGGCCTCGGTCTTCCCGGTGTTGGTGTTCCCGTTGGTACTGCTCTTATCACCGCTGGCAACAACCTGAAGCGTGACAAGGTCCTTGGAGACATCATCCCCAATATCAGGGATGTCGTTGAGGTTGAGGGTGACAACGCTGAGCGTCTCCTCGTTCAGCTGAGCCCTTCCGTTGCTGCTCTCGTCTCTGGCCTCGGCCTTCCTGCCGTTGGTGTGCCCCTCGGCAAGGTTGTTGACGACGCCAGCGAGGTCGGCCAGCTTGTCAACCACATCGGTGCCCCCGTTGAGCAGCTTCTCACCGTTGTCCGTGACGATGGCAAGGCCCTCCTTATCCACCTTTCTCCTGATGTTGCTGCCACCGTTGCAGGTCTCGGCCTCACTGGTGTCGGTGCTTCCGTCGGTTCCGTTGTTGCCACCCTCAGCGACGAGCTTTAA
- the SEO1_1 gene encoding putative MFS transporter Seo1 (COG:G;~EggNog:ENOG410PFST;~InterPro:IPR020846,IPR011701,IPR036259;~PFAM:PF07690;~TransMembrane:12 (i27-45o77-94i101-120o132-152i164-185o197-217i266-291o306-325i332-352o358-380i392-414o426-447i);~go_function: GO:0022857 - transmembrane transporter activity [Evidence IEA];~go_process: GO:0055085 - transmembrane transport [Evidence IEA]): MSTVRDGRRWYHVKWFADQDTKEERRLILKLDALIVPYAFLAYWVKYVDQANINNAYVSGLQEDLKLHGNELVELQTMYTVGAVVGQLPFAYLFTKFPMSWVIPFLDIMWGVFTLLQYRVNSFGELMVYRFFVGWFEAAFFPGMHYIFGAWYRGDEIARRGGCFYVGLTLGTLTASLIQAGTSASLDGVHGLAGWRWMYIVCAIITIPIGILGYFILPGTPDKPNKLVISDKDIELSKTRLSRAGHTFQGTWSLRTLANVLRNWKFWALLLLDVFFWNGSINTSTGGYLLWLKSLNRYTTSRLNELGAISPALGMFYTLFICFASDLVLGPAWAITIAHVWNIIGLIILVIWDVSESALWFAFITTYSAVSMSSVLYGWVNEQLRYSPVERSITLVILNTIAQSTTAWTPLLVFKTVEGPRFTKGYSFVLANAICLIALAHIIKYFIARQDKRETTRRPAESDSDETHDPESNAVVTAVEPSKADSS, encoded by the exons ATGTCCACCGTTCGAGATGGTCGAAGGTGGTATCACGTCAAATGGTTTGCGGATCAAGATACCAAGGAGGAGCGACGACTGATTTTGAAGCTTGATGCCTTGATTGTTCCCTATGCCTTTCTAGCTTATTGGGTCAAGTATGTTGACCAGGCAAATATCA ACAATGCATACGTCTCCGGGCTTCAAGAGGATTTAAAGCTGCATGGAAACGAGCTCGTTGAGTTGCAAACAATGTACACAGTCGGTGCAGTTGTGGGCCAGTTACCCTTCGCATATCTCTTTACCAAATTCCCTATGTCATGGGTAATCCCATTCCTGGATATAATGTGGGGTGTCTTCACATTGTTACAGTACCGAGTGAACTCTTTTGGAGAATTGATGGTTTACCGGTTCTTTGTCGGGTGGTTCGAGGCGGCATTCTTTCCGGGTATGCACTACATATTCG GGGCCTGGTACCGCGGCGATGAGATTGCACGCCGGGGAGGATGCTTTTATGTTGGGCTTACTCTAGGCACCCTCACGGCAAGCCTTATTCAAGCAGGGACATCTGCTAGTCTCGATGGAGTTCATGGATTAGCAGGTTGGCGATGGATGTATATTGTGTGTGCCATAATCACCATCCCAATCGGGATACTAGGGTACTTTATCCTTCCCGGGACCCCCGACAAACCGAACAAGCTAGTCATTAGCGACAAAGACATTGAGCTATCCAAAACCCGCCTTTCGCGTGCAGGCCATACATTCCAGGGGACATGGTCATTGCGGACCCTGGCCAATGTCCTTCGAAACTGGAAATTCTGGGCCTTGCTCCTACTAGACGTTTTCTTCTGGAACGGCAGCATAAACACTTCAACGGGTGGATATCTTTTATGGCTAAAAAGCTTGAACAGATATACAACAAGCCGTCTGAACGAACTCGGTGCCATCTCCCCAGCTCTCGGGATGTTCTATACGCTCTTCATCTGCTTTGCGTCTGATCTCGTCCTCGGGCCAGCGTGGGCAATTACTATCGCTCACGTCTGGAATATCATCGGCCTGATCATTCTTGTCATCTGGGATGTGTCGGAGTCAGCACTCTGGTTTGCGTTCATAACAACATATTCTGCCGTGTCAATGTCCAGTGTTCTGTATGGTTGGGTAAACGAACAACTGCGGTATTCGCCGGTGGAACGCTCTATAACACTGGTCATTCTCAACACCATTGCCCAGTCGACCACGGCCTGGACACCTCTGTTGGTATTCAAAACTGTTGAAGGGCCACGCTTTACCAAGGGTTATTCCTTTGTCCTTGCTAACGCGATATGCTTGATTGCTTTGGCTCACATTATCAAATACTTTATCGCCCGCCAAGA CAAACGAGAAACCACAAGAAGACCCGCAGAGAGCGATTCAGACGAAACGCATGATCCAGAATCAAACGCGGTCGTCACAGCCGTCGAGCCGAGTAAGGCCGATTCGAGTTAA